The following is a genomic window from Hyphomicrobiales bacterium.
TTTCATGAAGCGGGTCGGCGCATTGAGAATGACCTTGGGCGGCATCAGCGAGCCACCCTGCTTCGCGACGGCCTTGGCGGCGCTGAAGGCCTTGTAGGCGGCATTCGATTTCGGCGCGGTCGCCAGATAGATCACCGTCTGCGCGAGCGCGAGCTCACCTTCAGGCGTGCCGAGAAAATCATAGGCATCCTTCGCTGCATTGGCGACGACGAGCGCCTGCGGGTCGGCGAGGCCGATATCCTCCACCGCCATGCGCACCAGCCGACGGGCGAGGAACAACGGATCCTCACCCGCATCGAGCATGCGCGCGAGGTAGTAGAGCGCGGCATCCGGGTCCGACCCGCGGATGGTCTTGTGCAGCGCGGAGATGAGGTTGTAGTGCCCCTCCTGCGCCTTGTCGTAGATCGGCGCCCGGCGCTGCACCACCTCCTGAAGCGCGGCGGCCGTGAACACCTCGCCCTCACCGGCGGCGCGCCAGATTTCCTCGGCGAGAGTCAGCGACGCCCGGCCATCGCCATCGGCCATATGGACCAGCGCGAGCCTTGCGCCCTCGTCGAGCGGGAGCGGTTTTCCCTCGATTTCTTCGGCCCTTGCGAGCAATCCCTGAATCGCATTCTCATCAAGGGCGCGGAAGGTCATCACTCGTGCCCGTGACAAAAGCGCGGCATTCAACTCGAAGGAGGGGTTCTCCGTCGTCGCGCCGACGAGAGTGATCGTGCCATCCTCCATGACCGGCAGGAAGGCATCGAGTTGCGCCCGGTTGAAGCGGTGGATCTCGTCGACAAAAAGCAGCGTGCCCTGCCCGACCGCGCGGCGACCGCGCGCGACATCGAAGGTCTTCTTCAGGTCTCCGACGCCTGAAAAGATCGCCGACATGGGCTCGAAGACGAGGTCCGTCTCATGGGCCAGGAGCCGCGCCACCGTCGTCTTGCCCGTCCCCGGCGGCCCCCAGAAGATGAGGCTGCCGATCGAGCCCGACCGTAGCAGGCGCGTCAGTGCACCATCCGGCCCGACGAGATGATCCTGGCCGACGACCTCGCTCAGGCGCTGCGGACGCAGGCGATCTGCCAGCGGCCGTGGCGCGCCGCGGTCGAGGCCCGCTGATGCGAAGAGATCAGACATGGATCTACGTCCCAGTCCCCATGGCGAGTCCAGCGGCTTGCGGATCAGCCGCCGAACATGGTGGTGAGCACCTGTCCCTTGCGGTTGATGGTGATCTGCCAGTAATTCGGGCGGCTGCGCATCGCCTTGTCAAGGTCGCGCGTCGTCTCGACCTCGTTGCCGTTGACCGCGAGAACCGCGTCTCCGACCTGAAAGCCGAGCCGTTGCGCCGCCGAGCCTTGCTCGAGCTCCTGAAGCACGACGCCCTTGCCCAGTCCCTGCACGGACAGTTCCTCCGCGACAGCCGGGGACAGATTGACGATCGTCGCGCCACGCAGCGGTGAATTGCTGTCGATCGTCATCGGATCCCGGGCGGGCTTCTCGGGAGCCGCCGCGAGTTCCAAGGAGACATCCGAGCGCTTGCCACCCCGCAGGATGGTAAGGCTGGCGTGGCCGCCCAGGGGCCGGGTGGCGAAGCGGTATCCGAAGCCGTCCGGATCCTCGACAGGCTGCCCGTCGACCGCGACGATCACGTCGCCTGTCTTGAGGCCTGCGGCACCCGCCGGACTATTGGGTTGGGTCGAGACCACAAGCGCGCCGGTCGGCCGGTCCATGCCCATGCTCTCGGCGATGTCAGCCGAGACCGTCTGCAGCCGCCCGCCGAACCAGGGACGCCGCACCGACTTGCCGCCTTCCCTGGCGGAGGCGAGGACCGTGCGTACCATCGCCGCCGGCACGGCGAAGCCGATGCCCATGCTGCCGCCCGAGCGCGAGAAGATCGCGGTGTTGATGCCGATCACATGTCCGGTTGCGTCCACAAGGGGCCCGCCGGAATTGCCGGGATTGATCGCGGCGTCGGTCTGGATGAAGGACTGGAAATCGCTGATGCCCACCTGTGTGCGGGCGAGCGCCGAGACGATGCCCTGGGTGACGGTCTGGCCGACACCGAAGGGATTGCCGATGGCGATGACGAAATCGCCCACTTCCATGGTGTCGTCACTGCCCAGTGGCGCGGTGGGGAACGGCCCCTTGCCCTTCATCCGCAGAACGGCGAGATCACTACGCGGGTCCCGCAGCACGATCTCCGCCTCGAACTCGCGCTTGTCCGCCAGAGCAACCTTGACCTCAGTCATATTCTCGATGACGTGGTTGTTGGTGATGACGAGCCCGTTCGCATCGACGATCACCCCCGAACCGAGCGAGCGTTGCACCCGATCCTGCGGCACCCCGAAACCGTCGTCACCGAAGAAACGGCGGAAGAAGGGATCGTCGAAGAAGGGATTCTGCGGCCGCTTTTCAACCCGCGCGCCATAGACATTGACCACGGCGGGGGTCACCTGCTTGACCACGGGCGACAGCGAGAACTGCACCTGGGCGCGGCTCTCGGGCACCGCGCGCTGCTGGGCCACCGCCGGCAACGAAGTCAGCAGCAAGGCGAGCGCTGAAGCGCAAGTGAACGTACGAAGCATCGGCAAAAATTCCTGTTGTCGTGCCAGAGCTATAA
Proteins encoded in this region:
- the rarA gene encoding Replication-associated recombination protein A, giving the protein MSDLFASAGLDRGAPRPLADRLRPQRLSEVVGQDHLVGPDGALTRLLRSGSIGSLIFWGPPGTGKTTVARLLAHETDLVFEPMSAIFSGVGDLKKTFDVARGRRAVGQGTLLFVDEIHRFNRAQLDAFLPVMEDGTITLVGATTENPSFELNAALLSRARVMTFRALDENAIQGLLARAEEIEGKPLPLDEGARLALVHMADGDGRASLTLAEEIWRAAGEGEVFTAAALQEVVQRRAPIYDKAQEGHYNLISALHKTIRGSDPDAALYYLARMLDAGEDPLFLARRLVRMAVEDIGLADPQALVVANAAKDAYDFLGTPEGELALAQTVIYLATAPKSNAAYKAFSAAKAVAKQGGSLMPPKVILNAPTRFMKGEGYGAGYAYDHDEPDAFSGQDYWPEALGRQHFYEPVERGFEREIRKRLDWWEKLRAERRGE
- a CDS encoding Periplasmic serine endoprotease DegP-like, encoding MLRTFTCASALALLLTSLPAVAQQRAVPESRAQVQFSLSPVVKQVTPAVVNVYGARVEKRPQNPFFDDPFFRRFFGDDGFGVPQDRVQRSLGSGVIVDANGLVITNNHVIENMTEVKVALADKREFEAEIVLRDPRSDLAVLRMKGKGPFPTAPLGSDDTMEVGDFVIAIGNPFGVGQTVTQGIVSALARTQVGISDFQSFIQTDAAINPGNSGGPLVDATGHVIGINTAIFSRSGGSMGIGFAVPAAMVRTVLASAREGGKSVRRPWFGGRLQTVSADIAESMGMDRPTGALVVSTQPNSPAGAAGLKTGDVIVAVDGQPVEDPDGFGYRFATRPLGGHASLTILRGGKRSDVSLELAAAPEKPARDPMTIDSNSPLRGATIVNLSPAVAEELSVQGLGKGVVLQELEQGSAAQRLGFQVGDAVLAVNGNEVETTRDLDKAMRSRPNYWQITINRKGQVLTTMFGG